A genome region from Bernardetia sp. includes the following:
- a CDS encoding matrixin family metalloprotease codes for MKDIFLLLLSLSIISCNPVSTKTKTIGIQGFGNVDKYLTDTIKQTILDVYDFDEVIILKNKPLPKSAFINIKSPRYRADSILKVLKREIPDSIDYIIGVTNKDISTTKRDRDGNILKPENKYTDWGIFGLGYRPGVSCVVSTYRIKSAGRKKFITRLKKICMHEIGHNLGLKHCTHDNKCVMRDAAETIKTVDNVDLKLYSYCSSLVGE; via the coding sequence ATGAAAGACATTTTCCTACTACTATTATCTCTGTCTATTATCTCTTGTAATCCAGTCAGCACAAAGACAAAAACTATTGGTATTCAAGGCTTTGGAAATGTAGATAAATATTTAACTGATACGATAAAACAGACTATTTTAGATGTTTATGATTTTGATGAAGTAATTATCTTGAAAAATAAGCCGTTACCAAAATCTGCATTCATAAATATAAAATCTCCTAGATATAGAGCTGATTCAATTCTAAAAGTTTTAAAAAGAGAAATTCCAGATTCAATAGATTATATAATTGGAGTAACCAATAAAGACATATCAACTACAAAAAGAGATAGAGATGGAAATATTTTGAAACCAGAAAATAAATATACCGACTGGGGCATTTTTGGTTTGGGTTACAGACCGGGAGTGAGTTGTGTAGTATCCACTTATAGAATAAAATCAGCAGGAAGAAAAAAGTTTATTACTAGACTAAAAAAAATATGTATGCACGAGATAGGACACAATCTAGGATTAAAACATTGCACTCATGATAATAAATGTGTTATGCGAGATGCTGCCGAAACTATCAAAACAGTAGATAATGTTGATTTGAAACTGTATAGTTATTGCTCTTCATTAGTAGGCGAATAA